In Hallerella succinigenes, the following are encoded in one genomic region:
- a CDS encoding ATP-binding protein: MINRKIAPYIQSQMAEYPSVTLFGPRQCGKTTLVRALFPNYAYANLEDFATRELASKDPDEFFTRFPAPVIIDEIHRIPSLLGQVQVRIDRNPLKGQFLLTGSNQISVKASVAQSLAGRTSIIDMLPLSISEIESAGIMLERDDQIIAGGMPFLFAESGHAPSDYYRNYVNTYVERDIAQQASVRDLSKFFNFLKLLAGRTGQLMNSAAIGAEAGVSGKTISAWLSLLEASHIVYVLKPWFTSRTSQVVKSPKVYFCDTGLACYLLGIETPVQLQRDPMLGKLFENLVLLEALKSRLNNGLEPNLYFFRNSNGLEVDLILSRKQGLDLFEVKSGKAFDQDFSKPMKSFSEKYAKHLSQNPPTIVYSGDGAESFMGTRYENFKSVGGLFCEREEKFRLQFKH, from the coding sequence ATGATCAATCGCAAAATAGCCCCCTATATCCAGTCCCAGATGGCTGAATACCCTTCTGTCACCTTGTTCGGCCCGCGTCAATGCGGAAAAACGACGCTTGTTCGCGCCCTTTTCCCAAACTACGCATATGCGAACCTAGAAGATTTTGCCACCCGTGAATTGGCGTCGAAGGATCCCGACGAGTTTTTCACAAGGTTTCCCGCTCCGGTCATCATCGACGAAATTCATCGGATCCCATCCCTGTTGGGGCAGGTTCAGGTGCGTATCGACCGAAACCCTCTCAAAGGGCAGTTTTTGCTTACGGGCAGCAACCAAATTTCGGTAAAAGCATCCGTAGCCCAGTCTCTAGCTGGCAGAACGTCCATTATCGACATGCTTCCTCTGTCCATCTCTGAAATAGAGTCGGCAGGGATTATGCTGGAGCGCGACGATCAGATTATTGCTGGTGGAATGCCGTTCCTGTTTGCTGAAAGCGGACACGCTCCGTCCGATTACTACAGGAATTATGTGAACACCTACGTGGAAAGGGACATCGCGCAACAGGCGTCCGTTCGTGACCTATCCAAGTTTTTCAATTTCCTGAAACTGCTGGCAGGACGTACTGGGCAGTTGATGAACAGTGCAGCAATCGGGGCCGAAGCGGGCGTTTCAGGTAAAACTATTTCTGCATGGCTTTCGCTTTTGGAAGCCTCGCATATTGTCTATGTCTTGAAGCCTTGGTTTACTTCTAGGACTAGCCAGGTTGTCAAAAGTCCCAAGGTTTATTTTTGTGATACGGGACTCGCCTGTTATTTGTTAGGGATAGAGACTCCAGTTCAACTGCAGCGAGATCCGATGCTAGGAAAGTTGTTCGAAAATCTTGTTTTGTTAGAAGCCCTGAAAAGCAGATTAAATAACGGCTTAGAGCCGAACCTGTATTTTTTCAGGAACAGCAATGGGCTGGAAGTGGACCTTATTCTTTCGCGCAAGCAAGGGCTCGATCTATTCGAAGTCAAAAGCGGCAAGGCTTTTGACCAGGATTTCAGCAAACCCATGAAAAGTTTTTCCGAGAAGTACGCAAAGCATCTTTCCCAAAATCCGCCGACAATCGTTTATAGCGGAGACGGCGCGGAATCGTTTATGGGAACTCGCTATGAAAACTTCAAGTCTGTTGGGGGCTTGTTCTGCGAAAGAGAGGAAAAATTTAGGCTACAGTTTAAACACTGA
- a CDS encoding DNA alkylation repair protein, whose amino-acid sequence MTRTELEKRLLAEQDLKYREFHTALLPGIDPKTFIGVRVPTLRKLAQEFSKNASPAEVEEFLQSLPHRYFEENQIHLFIVEKICDFETCLRQVESFLPYIDNWAVCDGKSPKALLKDTTRFESKALEWLKSDKAYTVRFGVNMLMAFFLDERFREEHLKRVATVDENRFEGADRYYVQMVVAWYFATALAKQWNVALPYIQKKKLSPWIHAKTIQKACESYRIAAKEKALLRTYK is encoded by the coding sequence ATGACGCGGACGGAACTTGAAAAACGTTTGCTTGCGGAACAGGATTTGAAGTACCGTGAATTTCACACGGCGTTGCTTCCGGGCATTGACCCAAAAACTTTTATCGGAGTCCGCGTTCCAACACTTCGGAAACTCGCCCAGGAGTTTTCGAAAAACGCTTCGCCCGCCGAAGTGGAAGAGTTTTTGCAAAGCCTTCCGCACCGGTACTTTGAAGAAAATCAGATTCACCTGTTCATTGTGGAAAAGATTTGCGACTTTGAAACCTGCTTGCGGCAGGTGGAAAGCTTTTTGCCGTATATCGATAACTGGGCGGTCTGCGACGGAAAATCTCCTAAGGCGCTTTTAAAGGATACGACCCGTTTTGAATCGAAAGCTTTGGAATGGCTCAAGTCCGATAAGGCTTACACGGTGCGCTTCGGCGTGAATATGCTGATGGCGTTCTTTTTAGACGAGCGCTTTCGCGAGGAACATTTGAAGCGCGTCGCTACTGTGGATGAAAACCGTTTTGAAGGTGCCGACCGTTATTACGTTCAAATGGTCGTCGCCTGGTACTTTGCCACGGCACTTGCAAAACAATGGAACGTGGCGCTGCCTTATATTCAAAAGAAAAAACTTTCACCGTGGATTCATGCGAAGACGATTCAGAAGGCTTGCGAAAGTTACCGTATTGCTGCAAAAGAAAAAGCTCTTTTGCGAACGTACAAATGA